One Ignavibacterium sp. DNA segment encodes these proteins:
- a CDS encoding SNF2-related protein → MEAALFAFRSPLSNGAILADEVGLGKTIEAGLVISQKWAERKRKILIIVPSNLRKQWNQELQDKFFLPSIILETKSFNNFIKEGKLNPFDQTYIIICSYQFARKQEAYIKHTKWDLVVIDEAHRLRNVYKPSNKIANSIKSSVAACPKILLTATPLQNSLLELYGLVSIIDEYSFGDLKSYKNQYLRLNDDSIYDELKSRLKPVCIRTLRRQVLEYVRYTNRIPITQEFYPTPEEQKLYELVSDYLQNEKLYALPPSQRSLMTLVLRRLLASSTYAISGTLEALANKLDTIITEQSAENNQLEENISDNYEEFDELKDEWTEDEEGDEVKVYTPEEIEEMRDESNKLKEFFNLAYSIKKNSKGEVLLTALKRGFTEAGKLGANRKAIIFTESTRTQKYLFELLEQTEFAGKIVLFNGSNNDQKSKAIYNQWFTKYKGTDRVSGSKSADIRAAIIDYFKDDAEIMIATEAAAEGVNLQFCSLVVNYDLPWNPQRIEQRIGRCHRYGQKYDVVVVNFLNKSNAADQRVYQLLSEKFKLFEGVFGASDEVLGVIESGVDFEKRIASIYQNCRTVEQIELAFDELQKSFEEQIDETISRTRQQLLENFDQEVTEKLKVNLKASREYLSKYEEWLWDLSRYYLADYAHFDNKEYSFYLKSNPFPEEIIHPGPYRIGKDINDANIYRIGHPLAQRIINECKRNQTDNAEIIFDYSGVPDRKITILEPFIGKSGWLSLSLLSISSFETEEHLLFSGITNDGIELDQEAISRMFTLPAQIVQTPIYESQEVLRIINQIREKLKLGIMQTNAERNSKFFDQEMEKLDDWAEDKKNSLEIELKDLDKEIKLCKAESKKILNLEEKVAMQRQIKEMEKKKNELRLELFKSQDEIDNAKENLINDIEKRLKQNTVLDQLFLIKWSLI, encoded by the coding sequence GTGGAAGCAGCTTTATTTGCTTTCCGATCACCGCTCTCTAATGGTGCAATCCTAGCTGATGAAGTTGGATTAGGAAAAACAATCGAGGCAGGTTTAGTTATTTCTCAGAAATGGGCAGAACGAAAAAGGAAAATTCTGATTATTGTTCCCTCAAATCTTCGTAAACAATGGAATCAGGAACTACAAGATAAATTCTTCTTGCCTTCAATCATTCTTGAAACAAAATCATTCAATAATTTTATCAAAGAAGGTAAGTTAAATCCGTTTGATCAGACGTATATCATTATTTGCTCATATCAGTTTGCCAGAAAACAAGAAGCTTATATAAAGCACACTAAATGGGATTTGGTTGTTATAGATGAAGCTCACCGTTTAAGGAATGTTTATAAGCCTTCAAACAAAATAGCGAACTCAATTAAGTCTTCAGTTGCTGCCTGTCCTAAAATTCTTCTAACCGCCACACCGCTGCAAAATTCTTTATTGGAGTTATATGGGCTTGTCAGCATAATTGATGAATATTCATTCGGAGATCTGAAAAGTTACAAGAATCAATACTTAAGACTAAATGATGATTCTATTTATGATGAACTTAAATCAAGACTGAAACCTGTTTGTATTAGAACTCTTAGAAGACAGGTGCTTGAATATGTAAGGTATACAAACCGCATCCCGATTACACAGGAATTTTATCCAACTCCGGAAGAGCAGAAGCTTTATGAATTAGTATCTGATTATTTGCAGAATGAAAAACTGTATGCCTTACCTCCAAGCCAAAGATCATTGATGACTTTAGTTTTACGAAGATTGCTTGCGTCATCGACTTATGCAATCTCTGGAACATTAGAGGCTTTAGCTAATAAGCTGGATACCATAATCACTGAACAGTCTGCTGAAAATAATCAGCTTGAAGAGAACATCTCGGATAACTATGAAGAATTTGATGAATTAAAAGATGAATGGACAGAAGATGAAGAGGGTGATGAAGTAAAAGTTTATACTCCTGAAGAAATAGAAGAGATGAGAGACGAGTCAAATAAGCTTAAAGAATTTTTTAATCTTGCTTACTCCATCAAGAAGAATTCTAAGGGTGAAGTTTTACTAACGGCACTAAAACGGGGCTTTACCGAAGCAGGAAAATTAGGGGCAAATCGTAAAGCTATTATCTTCACTGAGTCAACACGAACACAAAAATATTTATTTGAACTGCTTGAGCAGACAGAGTTTGCAGGAAAAATTGTATTGTTCAATGGTTCCAATAACGACCAGAAATCCAAGGCGATCTATAATCAGTGGTTTACGAAGTATAAAGGAACAGACAGAGTTTCTGGTTCTAAGAGTGCGGACATCAGAGCTGCAATAATTGATTATTTCAAAGATGATGCAGAGATTATGATTGCTACAGAAGCAGCGGCTGAGGGTGTTAACCTTCAATTCTGTTCACTTGTAGTAAATTATGATCTTCCCTGGAATCCACAAAGAATTGAACAGCGAATCGGAAGGTGTCACAGATACGGACAGAAGTATGATGTGGTTGTTGTGAACTTCCTGAACAAAAGTAATGCGGCAGATCAAAGAGTTTATCAATTGCTGTCTGAAAAGTTCAAATTATTTGAAGGTGTATTCGGTGCAAGCGATGAAGTGCTCGGAGTGATTGAATCGGGAGTGGATTTTGAAAAACGCATTGCAAGCATATATCAAAATTGCAGAACAGTTGAACAGATTGAGTTAGCATTTGATGAATTGCAAAAATCATTTGAAGAACAAATAGATGAAACAATCAGTAGAACAAGACAACAATTACTTGAAAACTTTGATCAAGAAGTTACAGAAAAGTTAAAAGTCAACCTTAAAGCAAGTCGAGAGTATTTATCAAAATATGAAGAGTGGCTATGGGATTTAAGCAGATATTATTTGGCAGATTACGCTCACTTTGATAATAAAGAATATTCTTTCTATCTAAAGAGCAATCCCTTTCCAGAGGAAATAATTCACCCTGGACCCTACCGAATTGGTAAAGATATAAATGATGCAAACATATACCGCATTGGACATCCGCTTGCGCAAAGAATAATAAATGAATGCAAAAGAAACCAAACTGATAATGCAGAAATTATATTTGATTATTCTGGAGTGCCTGATAGAAAAATTACAATTCTAGAGCCCTTCATTGGTAAATCAGGATGGTTATCGCTATCACTTTTATCAATATCTTCATTTGAAACTGAAGAACATTTATTGTTTTCAGGAATAACCAATGATGGAATTGAATTAGACCAGGAAGCTATTTCAAGAATGTTTACCCTGCCAGCACAAATTGTTCAGACGCCCATTTATGAATCTCAGGAAGTTCTGCGAATAATAAACCAAATCAGAGAGAAACTAAAATTGGGTATTATGCAGACTAATGCTGAAAGGAATTCGAAATTTTTTGACCAGGAAATGGAGAAGCTTGATGATTGGGCTGAGGATAAAAAGAATAGTCTGGAGATTGAGTTAAAAGACTTGGATAAAGAAATAAAACTCTGTAAAGCAGAATCAAAGAAGATTCTGAATCTTGAAGAAAAGGTTGCAATGCAAAGGCAAATAAAGGAAATGGAAAAGAAGAAAAATGAATTACGATTGGAACTATTCAAATCCCAGGATGAAATAGATAATGCGAAAGAAAACTTAATAAATGATATTGAAAAAAGATTAAAACAGAATACTGTTTTAGACCAATTATTTTTAATTAAATGGAGTTTAATCTAG
- a CDS encoding AAA family ATPase, whose protein sequence is MSKLQSIKLESLKGATNEIVIDFEPRTNLTVIYGENGTGKTSIVDAFDIVCNNKIGSLETKSVGTQKGKYLIALRKRRQDFKVSLQYHHNQWQSSLGNNFQPTTIGPDNKPRVSILWREKIQEFISAQPNKRYEAIKSFIETPKCERTENLINELKKSNEENLENSTNALVEAEEALKNLWQLEGQQNDDYLTWAQSKISRSTEELESEISRYKNIIELTSSTKSKKQIFDNTVNSVTEVAELFNATNREFENKAVGMEQNISLLIDLLNDAEKYIELTNVLENCPVCEQSVQRGDLLERVKSRLTSKSDLVILKNDLIRLEGRKNSAQTQLQRYQDDYIESASKLYRSVRDFTPQELVDNQFQISEYSALDESSQNTIEEKIEVTSSLLTKIEESITLMNNKKDELIANKNQINAITNHLNTIEQKRNTAEHLALMKNKITELYDIFVEERQLYVKRLLELISDDIDRMYSNIHPNENIGRIKLTPERRASIELKAMFENQDDILPQAYYSESHLDTLGICLFIALAKLFRDEDTILIFDDVITSADQIHLTRFLRMLEGELGHFQHTIITTHYQVWRDKYRYGGGNNVQTVELLRWTFDRGIRHTKTKLYIEELNHYLSQEPMDKQIVASKSGIFLELILDNLALMYRCKLPRKADPFYTLGEFMGAFDSSLKRRLKVEIVNEGDTNQEIQLASCFNVLPEDSQLRNEVGCHFNTIGEHFSEDDIRILANNTITFADALICADCGEFPYRKRSGSYYECGCSKKRLHPFAD, encoded by the coding sequence ATGAGTAAATTACAGAGCATTAAGTTGGAATCCTTAAAAGGAGCTACGAACGAAATTGTTATTGATTTTGAGCCCAGAACAAATCTAACAGTTATTTATGGTGAAAATGGAACTGGCAAGACATCTATTGTTGATGCTTTTGATATAGTGTGTAATAATAAAATTGGTTCTTTAGAGACAAAAAGTGTTGGAACTCAGAAAGGAAAATATTTAATTGCTTTAAGAAAAAGAAGACAAGATTTTAAGGTATCATTACAGTATCATCATAATCAATGGCAATCGAGTCTTGGAAATAATTTTCAACCAACTACAATAGGCCCTGATAATAAACCCCGAGTTTCAATTTTATGGAGAGAAAAAATTCAGGAGTTTATTTCAGCACAACCTAATAAAAGATATGAAGCGATTAAATCATTTATTGAAACACCCAAATGTGAAAGAACAGAAAATCTTATAAATGAACTTAAGAAATCAAATGAAGAAAATTTAGAAAATTCCACAAATGCTTTGGTGGAAGCCGAAGAAGCGCTCAAAAACCTTTGGCAGTTGGAAGGTCAACAGAATGATGATTATCTAACTTGGGCCCAAAGTAAAATTTCACGTAGTACTGAAGAATTAGAAAGCGAAATATCCCGTTATAAAAATATTATAGAATTAACTTCTTCGACTAAATCTAAAAAACAGATATTTGACAATACAGTTAATTCTGTTACTGAGGTAGCAGAGTTATTTAATGCTACTAATCGTGAGTTCGAAAATAAAGCTGTTGGGATGGAGCAAAATATCTCACTTTTGATTGACTTGTTAAATGATGCGGAAAAATATATAGAGCTTACTAATGTTTTAGAAAATTGTCCAGTATGTGAACAATCTGTACAAAGGGGTGACTTGTTGGAACGAGTTAAGAGCAGACTAACTTCAAAAAGTGATTTAGTTATATTAAAAAACGATCTGATCAGACTTGAAGGGAGAAAAAATTCAGCTCAGACTCAATTACAAAGATACCAGGATGATTATATTGAATCTGCAAGTAAACTATATCGATCAGTTAGAGATTTTACTCCTCAAGAATTAGTCGATAATCAATTCCAAATATCAGAGTACTCTGCCTTAGATGAATCCTCACAAAATACAATTGAAGAAAAAATAGAAGTAACATCTTCACTTTTAACGAAAATTGAAGAATCAATAACATTGATGAATAATAAAAAAGATGAATTGATCGCGAATAAGAATCAGATAAACGCTATAACCAACCATCTAAACACTATTGAACAAAAGAGGAATACTGCTGAACATTTGGCATTGATGAAAAATAAGATTACTGAATTATATGATATATTTGTTGAAGAACGACAGCTCTATGTAAAAAGATTACTTGAACTTATTTCAGATGATATTGATAGAATGTATTCTAATATTCATCCAAATGAAAATATTGGCAGGATTAAACTTACTCCCGAACGACGTGCTTCAATAGAACTAAAAGCTATGTTTGAAAATCAGGATGATATTTTACCACAAGCCTACTATAGTGAATCGCATTTAGATACTCTTGGTATATGTCTATTCATTGCTCTAGCAAAACTTTTCCGCGACGAAGACACTATATTGATTTTTGATGATGTTATTACATCTGCTGATCAGATTCATCTTACAAGATTCTTAAGAATGTTGGAGGGTGAACTTGGACATTTTCAACACACAATAATTACAACTCATTACCAGGTGTGGAGGGATAAATATAGATATGGTGGAGGAAATAACGTACAGACAGTTGAGCTACTAAGATGGACTTTTGATAGAGGAATAAGACATACCAAAACAAAGTTGTACATTGAAGAGTTGAATCATTATCTTAGCCAAGAACCAATGGATAAACAAATTGTAGCTTCCAAATCTGGAATTTTTCTTGAGTTAATTTTAGATAATTTAGCTTTGATGTACAGATGTAAACTTCCAAGAAAGGCCGATCCATTTTACACCTTAGGTGAGTTTATGGGAGCATTTGACTCAAGTTTGAAAAGAAGATTGAAGGTTGAAATTGTTAATGAGGGGGACACTAACCAAGAAATTCAACTAGCCTCCTGTTTTAATGTGCTTCCAGAAGATAGTCAACTTCGTAATGAGGTAGGGTGCCACTTTAATACTATTGGCGAACATTTCTCTGAAGATGATATTCGTATTTTAGCTAATAACACAATCACTTTTGCTGATGCACTAATTTGCGCTGATTGTGGCGAGTTCCCCTACAGAAAACGATCAGGGAGTTATTACGAATGTGGTTGCAGCAAAAAGCGATTACATCCTTTTGCCGATTAG